One Osmerus eperlanus chromosome 16, fOsmEpe2.1, whole genome shotgun sequence DNA segment encodes these proteins:
- the LOC134036169 gene encoding kidney mitochondrial carrier protein 1-like isoform X1, with translation MSNGNWKPFIFGGLASVTAECGTFPIDLTKTRLQVQGQVGDSKYREIRYRGMLHAISKICREEGLRALYSGIAPAMLRQASYGTIKIGTYQSFKRLLVDRPEDETLVTNVLCGVLSGVISSSIANPTDVLKIRMQAQGSVIQGSMMGNFINIYQQEGTRGLWKGVSLTAQRAAIVVGVELPAYDITKKHLIMSGHMGDTIYTHFLSSVMCGLAGALASNPVDVVRTRMMNQKGGALYQGTLDCIVQTWRSEGFMALYKGFFPNWLRLGPWNIIFFITYEQLKKIEV, from the exons ATGTCTAACGGCAATTGGAAACCATTTATTTTCGGTGGTCTGGCTTCTGTTACTGCAGAATGTG GAACATTTCCAATCGATCTGACCAAGACCCGTCTACAAGTCCAGGGCCAAGTAGGTGATAGCAAATATAGAGAGATCCGCTACCGGGGCATGCTACACGCCATCAGCAAGatctgcagagaggaggggctCAGAGCGCTGTACTCGGG GATTGCTCCTGCAATGTTGCGCCAGGCATCCTATGGGACCATTAAAATAGGGACCTATCAGAGTTTCAAACGACTATTGGTGGACAGGCCTGAGG aTGAGACACTGGTGACTAACGTGTTGTGTGGTGTTCTGTCTGGGGTCATATCCTCTTCCATTGCCAACCCCACTGACGTCCTGAAG atCCGTATGCAGGCCCAGGGCAGTGTGATCCAGGGGAGTATGATGGGGAACTTCATCAACATCTACCAGCAGGAGGGAACACGAGGACTGTGGAAG ggCGTGTCTCTAACGGCTCAGAGAGCAGCCAtcgtggtgggggtggagctgcCCGCCTATGACATCACCAAGAAGCATCTGATCATGTCGGGTCACATGGGCGACACGAtctacacacacttcct GTCCAGTGTGATGTGTGGATTGGCGGGAGCTCTGGCCTCCAACCCTGTAGACGTGGTCCGCACACGCATGATGAACCAGAAAGGAGGAGCCCTGTACCAGGGAACACTAGACTGTATAGTGCAG ACATGGCGGTCAGAGGGCTTCATGGCACTCTATAAGGGATTCTTCCCCAACTGGCTCCGTCTAGGACCATGGAACATCATC TTCTTCATCACCTACGAGCAGCTGAAGAAGATTGAGGTCTGA
- the LOC134036169 gene encoding kidney mitochondrial carrier protein 1-like isoform X2 — MSNGNWKPFIFGGLASVTAECGTFPIDLTKTRLQVQGQVGDSKYREIRYRGMLHAISKICREEGLRALYSGIAPAMLRQASYGTIKIGTYQSFKRLLVDRPEDETLVTNVLCGVLSGVISSSIANPTDVLKIRMQAQGSVIQGSMMGNFINIYQQEGTRGLWKGVSLTAQRAAIVVGVELPAYDITKKHLIMSGHMGDTIYTHFLSSVMCGLAGALASNPVDVVRTRMMNQKGGALYQGTLDCIVQVRQLEED; from the exons ATGTCTAACGGCAATTGGAAACCATTTATTTTCGGTGGTCTGGCTTCTGTTACTGCAGAATGTG GAACATTTCCAATCGATCTGACCAAGACCCGTCTACAAGTCCAGGGCCAAGTAGGTGATAGCAAATATAGAGAGATCCGCTACCGGGGCATGCTACACGCCATCAGCAAGatctgcagagaggaggggctCAGAGCGCTGTACTCGGG GATTGCTCCTGCAATGTTGCGCCAGGCATCCTATGGGACCATTAAAATAGGGACCTATCAGAGTTTCAAACGACTATTGGTGGACAGGCCTGAGG aTGAGACACTGGTGACTAACGTGTTGTGTGGTGTTCTGTCTGGGGTCATATCCTCTTCCATTGCCAACCCCACTGACGTCCTGAAG atCCGTATGCAGGCCCAGGGCAGTGTGATCCAGGGGAGTATGATGGGGAACTTCATCAACATCTACCAGCAGGAGGGAACACGAGGACTGTGGAAG ggCGTGTCTCTAACGGCTCAGAGAGCAGCCAtcgtggtgggggtggagctgcCCGCCTATGACATCACCAAGAAGCATCTGATCATGTCGGGTCACATGGGCGACACGAtctacacacacttcct GTCCAGTGTGATGTGTGGATTGGCGGGAGCTCTGGCCTCCAACCCTGTAGACGTGGTCCGCACACGCATGATGAACCAGAAAGGAGGAGCCCTGTACCAGGGAACACTAGACTGTATAGTGCAGGTGAGGCAGCTAGAagag GACTAA